From a single Pseudomonas serboccidentalis genomic region:
- a CDS encoding glutathione peroxidase, protein MLMRWCAVPALLMALTGLAQAADCPEALQGSLPKLRAKESIDLCQRYAGKPLVVVNTASFCGFAPQFEGLEALNQRYKAQGLEMLGVPSNDFKQESKDSAETAKVCYANYGVTFTMTEPQKVRGDDATHLFKVLAEQSSAPKWNFYKYVIDRQGKVIANFSSLTKPDDPEFIAAIEKAIATKPLQP, encoded by the coding sequence ATGCTCATGCGCTGGTGTGCTGTACCCGCGTTGCTGATGGCGTTGACCGGACTGGCCCAGGCCGCTGATTGTCCGGAGGCGCTGCAAGGTTCGCTGCCCAAGCTGCGCGCCAAGGAATCCATCGATCTCTGCCAGCGCTACGCCGGCAAACCGCTGGTGGTGGTCAATACCGCCAGTTTCTGTGGCTTCGCCCCGCAATTCGAGGGGCTTGAAGCGCTCAATCAGCGCTACAAGGCGCAAGGTCTGGAAATGCTCGGCGTGCCGTCCAATGACTTCAAACAGGAGTCCAAGGACAGCGCCGAAACCGCCAAGGTCTGCTACGCCAACTACGGCGTGACGTTCACCATGACCGAGCCGCAGAAAGTCCGGGGCGATGACGCGACTCACCTGTTCAAGGTGCTGGCGGAACAGAGCAGCGCGCCGAAGTGGAACTTCTACAAGTACGTGATCGACCGGCAAGGCAAGGTAATCGCGAACTTCTCCAGCCTGACCAAACCGGATGATCCGGAATTTATCGCGGCGATCGAGAAGGCTATCGCCACCAAACCACTGCAACCATGA
- a CDS encoding MFS transporter codes for MTSMWRTCGWVLLGSALILALSLGVRHGFGLFLSPMSAQFGWGREVFAFAIALQNLIWGLAQPFTGALADRFGAAKVVLIGGVLYALGLVFMGLSDSALTLSLSAGLLIGIGLSGTSFSVILGVVGRAVPPEKRSMGMGIASAAGSFGQFAMLPGTLGLIGWLGWSAALLVLGLLVALIVPLVSMLKDKPLPVLGHEQTLTEALREACSHSGFWLLAFGFFVCGFQVVFIGVHLPAYLVDQHLPATVGTTVLALIGLFNIFGTYTAGWLGGRMSKPRLLTALYLLRAVVIVLFLWLPVTTTSAYLFGMAMGFLWLSTVPLTNGTVATLFGVRNLSMLGGIVFLFHQIGSFLGGWLGGVVYDRTGSYDLIWQVAVLLSLLAAALNWPVRERPVARLQSGMSAA; via the coding sequence ATGACATCGATGTGGCGTACGTGCGGTTGGGTGTTGCTGGGAAGTGCGCTGATTCTGGCGTTGTCGTTGGGCGTGCGGCACGGCTTCGGTCTGTTCCTGTCGCCGATGAGCGCACAGTTCGGCTGGGGGCGTGAGGTGTTCGCCTTCGCCATCGCCTTGCAAAACCTGATCTGGGGGCTGGCGCAGCCGTTCACTGGCGCGCTGGCTGACCGCTTCGGTGCGGCGAAAGTGGTGCTGATCGGCGGGGTACTCTACGCCTTGGGCCTGGTGTTCATGGGCCTGTCCGATTCGGCGCTGACCTTGTCGTTGAGCGCAGGTCTGTTGATCGGTATCGGCCTGTCCGGCACCTCGTTCTCGGTGATTCTCGGCGTGGTCGGTCGGGCGGTGCCGCCGGAAAAACGCAGCATGGGCATGGGGATCGCCAGCGCCGCCGGCTCGTTCGGCCAGTTCGCCATGCTGCCGGGTACCCTGGGTTTGATCGGCTGGCTCGGCTGGTCGGCAGCGTTGTTGGTGCTTGGCCTGCTGGTGGCGCTGATCGTGCCGCTGGTGAGCATGCTCAAGGACAAGCCGCTGCCGGTGCTGGGCCATGAACAGACCCTGACTGAAGCGCTGCGCGAAGCCTGTTCGCATTCCGGCTTCTGGCTGCTGGCGTTCGGCTTTTTCGTCTGCGGATTTCAAGTGGTGTTCATCGGTGTGCATCTCCCGGCCTATCTGGTCGATCAGCATCTGCCGGCCACGGTCGGCACCACGGTGCTGGCACTGATCGGGCTGTTCAACATCTTCGGGACTTACACCGCTGGCTGGCTTGGCGGGCGCATGTCCAAGCCGCGTCTGCTGACGGCGTTGTACCTGCTGCGGGCGGTGGTGATCGTGCTGTTCCTGTGGCTGCCGGTGACGACCACCTCGGCCTACCTGTTCGGCATGGCAATGGGCTTCCTGTGGCTGTCGACGGTGCCGTTGACCAACGGTACGGTGGCGACCTTGTTTGGTGTGCGCAATCTGTCCATGCTCGGCGGGATCGTGTTCCTGTTCCATCAGATCGGCTCGTTTCTCGGCGGCTGGTTGGGCGGGGTGGTGTATGACCGTACCGGGAGTTATGACTTGATCTGGCAAGTGGCGGTTCTCTTGAGCCTGCTGGCGGCCGCGCTGAACTGGCCGGTGCGTGAGCGTCCGGTGGCGCGTCTGCAATCCGGTATGAGCGCCGCATGA
- a CDS encoding MarR family winged helix-turn-helix transcriptional regulator yields MLPSQCLCTNLRRAARGVSRHYDGALDGFGINVAQYSLLCNLQRLDQPSISELAEAMGLDRSTLGRNLRVLEGEGLVALAEGEDMRNRIVRLTEAGVQRLAAALPAWEAAQQRLIDRLGAEKRETLLRLLDELA; encoded by the coding sequence ATGCTTCCTTCTCAGTGTTTGTGTACCAACCTGCGTCGCGCCGCTCGTGGCGTCAGCAGGCATTACGACGGCGCTCTCGACGGCTTCGGGATCAACGTTGCCCAGTATTCTTTGCTGTGCAATCTGCAGCGTCTGGATCAACCGAGCATTTCCGAACTGGCCGAAGCCATGGGCCTGGATCGCAGCACCCTGGGGCGCAATCTGCGGGTGCTGGAAGGCGAGGGCCTGGTGGCGCTGGCCGAGGGCGAGGACATGCGCAACCGCATCGTCAGGCTCACCGAAGCCGGCGTGCAGCGCCTGGCGGCGGCGCTGCCAGCCTGGGAGGCGGCGCAACAGCGATTGATCGATCGCCTGGGTGCCGAGAAGCGTGAAACCTTGCTGCGACTGTTGGACGAACTGGCCTGA
- a CDS encoding adenosylcobinamide-GDP ribazoletransferase, producing the protein MLPLWIALQFLSSLPIRLPGMPEPEQLGRSLLFYPLVGLLFGVILWALHLALAGAPLLLHAALLLTVWVLLSGALHLDGLADSADAWLGGFGDRERTLTIMKDPRSGPIAVVTLVLVLLLKFTALLALIEQEHGVTLIIVPLLGRAALLGLFLTTPYVRAGGLGQALADHLPRRAGWWMLGVSVLACLLIAGVKAIVALVVAFVGFVWLRRVMMRRLGGTTGDTAGALLELLEMAVLVGMVLV; encoded by the coding sequence ATGCTGCCGCTGTGGATCGCCCTGCAATTTCTCAGCAGCTTGCCGATTCGTCTGCCGGGGATGCCGGAGCCGGAACAGCTCGGGCGTTCGTTGCTGTTTTATCCGCTGGTGGGGTTGCTGTTCGGGGTGATTCTCTGGGCGCTGCACCTGGCGTTGGCCGGCGCGCCGTTGTTGCTGCATGCGGCGCTGCTGTTGACGGTGTGGGTGCTGCTCAGCGGCGCGCTGCACCTCGATGGTCTGGCCGACAGCGCCGACGCCTGGCTCGGTGGCTTCGGTGATCGCGAGCGCACGCTGACGATCATGAAGGATCCACGCAGCGGGCCGATTGCTGTGGTGACGCTGGTGCTGGTGTTGTTGCTCAAGTTCACCGCGTTGCTGGCGCTGATCGAGCAAGAGCATGGGGTGACGCTGATCATCGTGCCGTTGCTGGGACGCGCGGCGCTGCTGGGGTTGTTTCTGACCACGCCGTATGTCCGCGCGGGAGGGTTGGGGCAGGCATTGGCTGATCATCTGCCGCGCAGAGCGGGTTGGTGGATGCTTGGGGTGAGTGTGCTGGCCTGTTTGCTGATCGCCGGGGTTAAAGCGATTGTTGCGCTGGTTGTCGCGTTCGTCGGGTTTGTCTGGCTGCGGCGGGTGATGATGCGGCGGTTGGGCGGAACGACGGGCGATACGGCGGGGGCGTTGCTGGAATTGCTGGAGATGGCGGTATTGGTTGGAATGGTGCTGGTCTGA
- the cobC gene encoding alpha-ribazole phosphatase family protein: MTLRLDLLRHGETELGGGLRGSLDDALTQNGWAQMRAAVVAGGPWDRLVSSPLQRCARFAAELGEQLNLPVQLDKDLQELHFGAWEGQSAAALMETDAEALGLFWADPYAFTPPQGEPVSDFAARVLGAVARLHQTYAGERVLLISHGGVMRLLLAQARGLPREQLLNVEVAHASRFSLTVAADGSLKEGH; the protein is encoded by the coding sequence ATGACCTTGCGCCTGGATCTGCTGCGTCACGGTGAGACTGAACTGGGCGGCGGTTTGCGCGGCAGCCTTGATGATGCGCTGACGCAAAACGGCTGGGCGCAGATGCGTGCGGCGGTGGTCGCGGGCGGGCCGTGGGATCGGCTGGTCAGTTCGCCGCTGCAGCGTTGTGCGCGGTTTGCCGCAGAACTGGGCGAGCAACTGAATCTGCCGGTGCAGCTGGACAAGGATCTGCAGGAACTGCATTTCGGCGCTTGGGAAGGGCAGAGCGCTGCGGCGTTGATGGAGACCGACGCCGAGGCGCTGGGGCTGTTCTGGGCCGATCCGTATGCCTTTACGCCGCCGCAGGGTGAGCCGGTCAGCGATTTTGCTGCGCGCGTGCTGGGCGCGGTTGCGCGGCTGCATCAGACCTATGCCGGCGAGCGCGTGTTGCTGATCAGTCACGGCGGCGTGATGCGCCTGTTGCTGGCGCAGGCGCGTGGCTTGCCGCGCGAGCAGTTGCTCAATGTCGAAGTCGCGCATGCTTCGCGGTTTTCCCTGACGGTTGCAGCCGATGGCTCGCTCAAGGAAGGTCACTGA
- the cobT gene encoding nicotinate-nucleotide--dimethylbenzimidazole phosphoribosyltransferase — MTQAWWLNPCKPVNAEIVEQAAARQQQLTKPAGSLGRLETVAVQLAGLQGQIKPTLEQVWIAIFAGDHGVVAEGVSAFPQEVTGQMLLNFVSGGAAISVLARQLDAQLEVVDLGTVTPALNLPGVLHLNVGPGTANFAKGAAMTPAQGELALQAGRDSVLRAKAAGAQLFIGGEMGIGNTTAASALACALLDCPVVHLTGPGTGLNAEGVSHKAQVIERALALHAAQRGDALQTLFNLGGFEIAALVGAYLACAQEGVAVLVDGFICTVAALVAVRLNPACREWLLFGHRGAEPGHRHVLETLNAEPLLELGLRLGEGSGAALAVPLLRLACDLHGQMATFAEAAVADRPA, encoded by the coding sequence ATGACTCAAGCGTGGTGGTTGAACCCGTGCAAACCCGTGAATGCCGAGATCGTTGAACAAGCCGCGGCGCGCCAGCAGCAACTGACCAAACCGGCCGGCTCCCTCGGTCGCCTCGAAACCGTGGCGGTGCAACTGGCCGGATTGCAGGGGCAGATCAAGCCGACGCTTGAGCAGGTCTGGATCGCGATTTTTGCCGGCGACCATGGCGTGGTTGCGGAAGGCGTTTCGGCGTTCCCGCAGGAAGTCACTGGGCAGATGCTGCTCAACTTCGTCAGCGGCGGCGCGGCGATCAGCGTGCTCGCGCGTCAGCTCGATGCGCAGCTGGAAGTGGTGGATCTGGGTACGGTGACGCCGGCGTTGAACCTGCCCGGCGTGTTGCATCTGAATGTCGGCCCGGGCACGGCGAATTTCGCCAAAGGCGCGGCGATGACTCCGGCGCAGGGCGAACTCGCCTTGCAGGCCGGTCGTGACAGCGTACTGCGGGCCAAAGCGGCCGGCGCGCAGTTGTTCATCGGTGGCGAAATGGGCATCGGCAACACCACCGCTGCCAGTGCGCTGGCCTGTGCCTTGCTCGATTGCCCGGTGGTGCATCTGACCGGTCCCGGCACCGGCTTGAATGCCGAAGGCGTCAGCCACAAGGCGCAAGTGATCGAGCGCGCGCTGGCACTGCACGCGGCGCAACGTGGCGATGCGCTGCAAACCCTGTTCAACCTCGGCGGTTTTGAAATCGCCGCCCTGGTCGGCGCGTATCTGGCGTGTGCCCAGGAAGGCGTTGCAGTGCTGGTCGACGGCTTTATCTGCACGGTCGCCGCGTTGGTGGCGGTGCGTCTGAATCCGGCCTGCCGCGAGTGGCTGCTGTTCGGTCATCGTGGCGCCGAGCCGGGCCATCGCCATGTGCTGGAAACCCTCAATGCCGAACCGTTGCTGGAACTCGGCTTGCGTCTGGGCGAGGGCAGCGGGGCGGCGTTGGCGGTGCCGCTGTTGCGTCTGGCCTGCGACCTGCACGGGCAGATGGCGACCTTCGCCGAAGCAGCGGTGGCGGATCGTCCGGCATGA
- the cobU gene encoding bifunctional adenosylcobinamide kinase/adenosylcobinamide-phosphate guanylyltransferase, with product MLQLILGGARSGKSRLAEKLASDSQLAVTYIATSQPLDGEMNERVAHHRARRPAEWALIEEPLELARVLRENARAERCLLVDCLTLWLTNLLMLDDAERLAAEREALLDCLASLPGDIIFVSNETGMGVVPLGELTRRYVDAAGWLHQALAERCQRVVLTVAGLPLTLKGPAL from the coding sequence ATGCTCCAACTGATCCTCGGCGGCGCCCGCTCCGGCAAAAGTCGCCTGGCGGAAAAACTCGCCAGCGACAGCCAACTGGCCGTCACCTACATCGCCACCAGCCAGCCGCTGGACGGCGAAATGAACGAGCGTGTCGCCCATCACCGCGCCCGTCGTCCGGCCGAATGGGCGCTGATCGAAGAGCCGCTGGAACTGGCCCGTGTCCTGCGTGAAAACGCCCGCGCCGAGCGTTGCCTGCTGGTGGATTGCCTGACGCTGTGGCTGACCAATCTGCTGATGCTTGACGACGCCGAGCGTCTCGCCGCTGAGCGCGAAGCCCTGCTGGATTGCCTGGCGTCATTGCCAGGGGACATCATTTTTGTCAGCAACGAGACCGGAATGGGTGTCGTGCCGCTGGGCGAATTGACTCGCCGCTACGTCGATGCAGCCGGTTGGCTGCATCAAGCTCTGGCTGAGCGCTGTCAGCGTGTCGTCCTGACTGTCGCCGGCCTGCCCCTGACCCTGAAAGGACCTGCGTTATGA
- a CDS encoding cobyric acid synthase, which translates to MTTLMVQGTTSDAGKSTLVTALCRWATRQGVAVVPFKPQNMALNSAVTADGGEIGRAQAVQAQAANLEPHTDMNPVLLKPNSDTGAQVIIHGRAVTSMNAVAYHDYKAIAMQAVLASHERLSAAYPLVMVEGAGSPAEINLRAGDIANMGFAEAVDCPVLLIADINRGGVFAHLVGTLELLSPSEQARVKGFVINRFRGDIALLQPGLDWLEQRTGKPVVGVLPYVMDLHLEAEDGIDQRQTDKAEQVLKVVVPVLPRISNHTDFDPLRLHPQVDLQFIGPGQAIPAADLIILPGSKSVRSDLAYLRGNGWDTAINRHLRYGGKLLGICGGLQMLGEQVQDPLGLEGAPGSSAGLGLLAFETTLEAEKQLRNVRGRLALEEAEVSGYEIHAGVTVGPALENAAVHLDDGRCDGAQSFDGQVFGTYLHGLFESPQASAALLRWAGLSDVQEVDYHGLRERDIERLADLVEKHLDTGLLRQLCGI; encoded by the coding sequence ATGACCACCCTGATGGTGCAGGGCACCACTTCCGACGCCGGTAAAAGCACGCTGGTGACGGCGCTGTGCCGCTGGGCCACCCGTCAAGGCGTGGCGGTGGTGCCGTTCAAGCCGCAGAACATGGCGCTCAACAGCGCGGTGACTGCCGACGGCGGCGAGATCGGCCGGGCGCAAGCGGTGCAGGCGCAAGCGGCGAATCTTGAGCCGCACACCGACATGAACCCGGTGCTGCTCAAGCCCAACAGCGACACGGGCGCGCAGGTGATCATCCATGGCCGTGCGGTCACTAGCATGAACGCCGTGGCCTATCACGACTACAAAGCCATCGCCATGCAAGCGGTGCTGGCTTCGCACGAGCGACTCAGCGCGGCGTATCCGCTGGTGATGGTCGAAGGCGCAGGCTCGCCAGCGGAGATCAATCTGCGTGCCGGGGATATCGCCAACATGGGCTTTGCCGAGGCGGTGGATTGCCCGGTGCTGCTGATCGCCGACATCAATCGTGGCGGGGTGTTTGCGCATCTGGTCGGCACGCTGGAGCTGCTGTCGCCGAGTGAACAGGCGCGGGTCAAAGGCTTCGTCATCAATCGTTTTCGTGGCGACATCGCCTTGCTGCAACCGGGCCTCGACTGGCTGGAACAGCGCACCGGCAAACCGGTGGTCGGCGTGTTGCCCTACGTGATGGATCTGCACCTGGAGGCCGAGGACGGCATCGACCAGCGCCAGACCGACAAGGCCGAGCAGGTGCTGAAAGTGGTGGTGCCGGTGCTGCCGCGCATCAGCAACCACACCGATTTCGATCCGCTGCGTTTGCATCCGCAGGTCGATCTGCAGTTCATCGGCCCGGGGCAGGCGATTCCTGCTGCCGACTTGATCATTCTGCCCGGCTCGAAAAGCGTGCGCAGCGATCTGGCGTATCTGCGCGGCAACGGCTGGGACACGGCGATCAATCGTCACCTGCGTTACGGCGGCAAACTGCTGGGGATCTGCGGCGGTCTGCAGATGCTCGGCGAACAGGTGCAGGACCCGCTGGGGCTGGAAGGCGCGCCGGGTTCGAGTGCCGGTCTGGGCTTGCTGGCGTTCGAAACGACGCTGGAAGCCGAGAAGCAATTGCGCAACGTGCGCGGGCGTCTGGCGCTGGAAGAGGCCGAGGTCAGTGGCTATGAAATCCATGCGGGCGTGACGGTGGGCCCGGCGCTGGAGAACGCGGCGGTGCATCTGGATGACGGCCGTTGCGATGGCGCACAAAGTTTCGACGGGCAAGTGTTCGGCACTTATCTGCACGGCCTGTTCGAATCGCCGCAAGCCAGTGCCGCGTTGCTGCGTTGGGCCGGGTTGAGCGATGTGCAGGAGGTGGACTACCACGGCTTGCGCGAGCGCGATATCGAGCGGCTGGCGGATCTGGTGGAGAAGCATCTGGATACCGGGCTATTGCGTCAGCTTTGTGGGATTTGA
- the cobD gene encoding threonine-phosphate decarboxylase CobD has translation MLEHGGRLRKAALEYGIAEADWLDLSSGLAPWPFAVPEIPLRAWARLPETDDGLERAACDYYGASQVLPVAGSQMAIQLLPRLRRAGKVGVLSPCYAEHAEAWRRSGYIVREVLEQEVEFFLDSLDVLVVVNPNNPTGLSLTPARLLDWHARLVQRGGWLVVDEAFMDNTPHLSLASHTHQVGLVVLRSFGKFFGLAGVRLGFVLAERKLLRLLAEQVGPWAVSGPTRVLGQACLQDTEAHTRQRIRSEAASERLALLLERYGFKPQGGCALFQWLITEHAPALHEFMARRGILLRIFTHNSSLRFGLPANAAEEARLEQALQAFAKESQ, from the coding sequence ATGCTTGAGCACGGTGGCCGGCTGCGCAAGGCGGCACTCGAATACGGGATTGCCGAGGCCGACTGGCTCGACCTGTCCAGCGGCCTCGCGCCGTGGCCGTTTGCGGTCCCGGAGATTCCGTTGCGCGCCTGGGCGCGGTTGCCGGAAACCGACGACGGGCTGGAGCGGGCCGCGTGTGATTACTACGGCGCCTCCCAGGTGCTGCCGGTGGCCGGTTCGCAAATGGCGATCCAGTTGCTGCCGCGTCTGCGCCGCGCTGGCAAGGTCGGCGTGTTGTCGCCGTGTTATGCCGAGCACGCCGAAGCCTGGCGCCGCAGCGGTTACATCGTGCGCGAAGTGCTGGAGCAGGAAGTCGAGTTCTTTCTCGACAGCCTCGACGTGCTGGTGGTGGTCAACCCGAACAATCCTACGGGCCTGAGCCTGACGCCGGCGCGGCTGCTCGACTGGCACGCGCGGCTGGTCCAGCGTGGCGGCTGGCTGGTGGTCGATGAGGCGTTCATGGACAACACGCCGCACCTGAGTCTGGCGTCGCACACCCATCAAGTCGGCCTGGTCGTGTTGCGCTCGTTCGGCAAATTCTTCGGTCTGGCCGGCGTGCGGCTGGGCTTTGTGCTGGCCGAGCGCAAGCTACTGAGGTTGCTCGCCGAACAGGTCGGGCCATGGGCGGTGAGCGGGCCGACGCGGGTGCTCGGGCAGGCCTGTCTGCAAGACACCGAGGCGCACACCCGCCAGCGCATTCGCAGCGAAGCGGCCAGCGAGCGTCTGGCGCTGCTGCTGGAACGCTACGGCTTCAAACCCCAGGGCGGCTGCGCACTGTTTCAGTGGCTGATCACCGAGCACGCGCCTGCGCTGCACGAATTCATGGCCCGACGCGGCATCCTCCTGCGCATCTTCACCCACAACAGCAGTCTGCGTTTCGGCTTGCCGGCCAACGCGGCTGAAGAAGCGCGCCTCGAACAGGCGCTGCAAGCCTTTGCCAAGGAATCGCAATGA
- the cbiB gene encoding adenosylcobinamide-phosphate synthase CbiB, producing the protein MSVALLSVAAVALDALLGEPKRWHPLVAFGNFAGRIERRFNAGGRGWRSHGVTAWVIAVLPLTLLATAFSWAPYVGWIVEILALYCALGMRSLGEHVEPVAKALRSDDLEEARQRVGYLVSRQTSELDSTAVARAATESVLENGSDAVFAALFWFVVAGAPGVVLYRLSNTLDAMWGYRNERFERFGWCAAKIDDVLNYIPARLVALTYALLGNTRLAWKCWRTQAPKWDSPNAGPVMAAGAGALNVELGGPAIYHGELHERPQLGEGAPADAESIDRGWQLVQRGVWLWLLILCVGAEFYA; encoded by the coding sequence ATGAGTGTGGCGTTATTGAGTGTCGCTGCGGTCGCGCTGGATGCGCTGCTGGGTGAACCGAAACGCTGGCATCCGCTGGTGGCGTTCGGCAATTTTGCCGGGCGCATCGAGCGACGTTTCAATGCGGGCGGGCGCGGCTGGCGCAGTCATGGGGTTACCGCCTGGGTGATCGCGGTGCTGCCGCTGACCTTGCTCGCCACGGCGTTTTCCTGGGCGCCGTACGTGGGCTGGATCGTCGAGATTCTCGCGTTGTATTGCGCTCTCGGCATGCGCAGCCTTGGCGAACACGTCGAACCCGTGGCCAAAGCCCTGCGCAGCGATGATCTGGAAGAGGCGCGCCAGCGCGTCGGTTATCTGGTCAGCCGCCAGACCAGCGAACTGGACAGCACCGCCGTCGCCCGTGCCGCCACCGAATCGGTGCTGGAAAACGGCAGTGATGCGGTGTTCGCCGCGCTGTTCTGGTTTGTCGTGGCCGGTGCGCCGGGTGTGGTGCTCTATCGCTTGAGTAATACGCTCGATGCGATGTGGGGCTATCGCAACGAACGCTTCGAGCGCTTCGGCTGGTGCGCGGCAAAAATCGACGACGTACTCAATTACATTCCGGCACGGCTGGTGGCGCTGACCTATGCGCTGCTGGGCAACACCCGGCTCGCCTGGAAATGCTGGCGCACCCAGGCGCCAAAATGGGACAGCCCCAATGCAGGTCCGGTGATGGCTGCTGGCGCCGGGGCGTTGAATGTCGAGTTGGGCGGCCCGGCGATCTATCACGGCGAACTGCACGAGCGTCCGCAACTGGGCGAAGGCGCGCCGGCGGATGCCGAATCGATTGATCGCGGCTGGCAATTGGTCCAGCGCGGGGTATGGTTATGGCTGCTGATTCTCTGCGTGGGGGCTGAATTCTATGCTTGA
- the bluB gene encoding 5,6-dimethylbenzimidazole synthase, giving the protein MTDNAFTEAERQAVYRAIAERRDMRHFTGGTVEPQLLRRLLEAAHQAPSVGLMQPWRFIRISDRALRGQIQNLVEEERVRTAEALGERSDEFMKLKVEGINDCAEVLVAALMDDREKHIFGRRTLPEMDMASLSCAIQNLWLASRAEGLGMGWVSLFEPQALADLLRLPAGAKPLAVLCLGPVKEFYPAPMLVLEGWTQARPLNELLYENYWGVSQ; this is encoded by the coding sequence ATGACAGACAACGCATTTACCGAGGCCGAGCGCCAAGCCGTCTACCGAGCCATCGCCGAACGCCGCGACATGCGTCACTTCACCGGTGGCACGGTCGAGCCGCAGCTGCTGCGCCGCCTGCTCGAAGCCGCGCATCAGGCACCCAGCGTCGGCCTGATGCAGCCCTGGCGTTTCATCCGTATCAGCGATCGCGCTCTGCGTGGGCAGATCCAGAACCTTGTCGAAGAAGAACGCGTCCGCACTGCCGAAGCCCTTGGCGAGCGCAGCGATGAGTTCATGAAACTCAAGGTTGAAGGCATCAACGACTGCGCCGAAGTGCTGGTTGCGGCGCTGATGGATGATCGCGAGAAACACATATTCGGCCGTCGCACATTGCCGGAAATGGACATGGCGTCGTTGTCTTGCGCGATCCAGAACCTGTGGCTGGCGTCCCGTGCCGAAGGACTGGGTATGGGCTGGGTGTCGCTGTTCGAGCCGCAGGCGCTGGCCGATCTGCTGCGACTGCCGGCCGGGGCCAAGCCGCTGGCGGTGTTGTGCCTGGGCCCGGTCAAGGAATTCTATCCGGCGCCGATGCTGGTGCTCGAAGGGTGGACGCAGGCGCGCCCGCTCAATGAGTTGCTGTATGAAAATTATTGGGGAGTGAGTCAATGA
- a CDS encoding cobyrinate a,c-diamide synthase yields the protein MNQPRHCPAVLIAAPASGQGKTTVTAALARLHRNQGRKVRVFKCGPDFLDPMILERASGAPVYQLDMWMVGEQESRRLLWEAAAEADLILIEGVMGLFDGTPSSADLARHFGVPVLSVIDGTAMAQTFGALALGLARYQPDLPFAGVLANRVGTLRHAQLLEGSLTEGLRWYGALSRETGIELPSRHLGLVQASELNDLDLRLDAAAEALASSCEVALPPAVEFAAPEVISAEPLLEGVRIAVARDEAFAFTYGASLDLLRAMGAELSFFSPIRDRQLPEADSLYLPGGYPELHHVALAQNTAMLDAIRAHHAAGKPLLAECGGMLYLLDSLTDVEGTRAELVGLLRGDAVMQKRLAALALQAVDLPEGALRGHTYHHSLTTTELTPIARGLSPNGGRGAEAVYREGRMTASYVHFYFPSNPAAIAALFAPDRDAAFASKLAPTGDRVS from the coding sequence TTGAATCAGCCACGTCACTGCCCGGCGGTGCTGATCGCCGCGCCGGCCTCCGGTCAGGGCAAGACCACCGTTACCGCGGCGCTGGCTCGTTTGCATCGCAATCAAGGGCGCAAGGTGCGCGTCTTCAAGTGCGGCCCGGACTTCCTCGACCCGATGATTCTCGAGCGCGCCAGCGGTGCTCCGGTGTATCAGCTGGACATGTGGATGGTCGGCGAACAGGAAAGTCGGCGCCTGCTGTGGGAAGCCGCCGCCGAGGCGGATCTGATCCTGATTGAAGGCGTGATGGGCCTGTTCGACGGCACGCCGTCGAGTGCCGATCTGGCGCGTCATTTTGGTGTGCCGGTGCTCAGTGTGATCGACGGCACCGCCATGGCCCAGACCTTTGGCGCGTTGGCGTTGGGGTTGGCGCGCTATCAGCCGGACCTGCCGTTCGCTGGCGTGCTGGCCAACCGCGTCGGCACCTTGCGCCATGCGCAATTGCTCGAAGGCAGTCTCACCGAAGGCTTGCGCTGGTACGGCGCGCTGTCCCGCGAAACCGGGATCGAGTTGCCGAGCCGGCACCTCGGTCTGGTGCAGGCCAGTGAACTCAATGATCTGGATCTGCGTCTCGACGCGGCCGCCGAAGCGCTGGCCAGCAGTTGCGAGGTAGCGCTGCCACCGGCCGTGGAATTCGCCGCGCCTGAAGTGATCAGTGCCGAACCGTTGCTCGAAGGTGTGCGCATTGCCGTCGCCCGCGATGAAGCCTTTGCTTTCACCTACGGCGCCAGCCTTGACCTGCTGCGGGCGATGGGCGCCGAGTTGAGTTTTTTCTCGCCGATCCGCGATAGGCAATTGCCCGAGGCCGACAGTCTGTATCTGCCCGGCGGTTACCCGGAATTGCACCACGTCGCGTTGGCGCAAAACACCGCGATGCTCGACGCGATCCGTGCGCACCACGCGGCCGGCAAACCGCTGCTCGCCGAGTGTGGCGGCATGCTGTATCTGCTCGACTCGTTGACCGATGTCGAAGGCACCCGCGCCGAACTGGTCGGGCTGCTGCGCGGTGATGCGGTGATGCAAAAACGGCTGGCGGCACTGGCGCTGCAAGCAGTGGATCTGCCGGAAGGCGCGCTGCGCGGCCACACCTATCACCACTCCCTGACCACCACCGAACTGACGCCGATTGCCCGGGGCCTGAGCCCGAACGGCGGGCGCGGGGCGGAGGCGGTTTATCGTGAAGGGCGGATGACGGCTTCCTACGTGCATTTTTATTTTCCGTCGAATCCTGCGGCTATCGCAGCACTGTTTGCGCCAGACCGTGACGCCGCTTTCGCGAGCAAGCTCGCTCCCACAGGGGATCGCGTTTCTTGA